The following proteins are encoded in a genomic region of Sorangiineae bacterium MSr12523:
- a CDS encoding non-ribosomal peptide synthetase, giving the protein MDASAVSISHSPAFFPTSRSEHKEQPPQPANLAELLLRVTRRYPRTGICLISTERDGKAELLSYPALLDEARRILGGLQAYDRGPGAKIALLLERASDFIPAFWACVLGGYVPCPLVPIRNDAERWAKHLAHIDTLLEKPLFISTGALVGDLPGVQAADLDELRTGTPRDHVHAAKPHDPALLVLTSGSTGNSKAVVLTHGNLIASMAGKKERHELTAADVTLNWISFDHVAALLEMHLLPLYAGAVQLHVDPAVILADPLMFLRFMDRYRVSVTFTPNFLFGQINAALSSAKHADDKGQTHVLDLSCVRHIISGGEAIVVETGRRFLDLLEPFGLSRKALWPAFGMTETCAGSVFSREFPERDENREFACLGLPIAGLQMRVMNDDGLSVPDGESGELQLRGPMVFGRYHNNEEATHGAFTPDGWFRTGDLGRIENGRLHLVGRSKDSIIVSGVNYFSHELETALEQLDGIERSFVAAFPTRPKGADTEQLVVAFAPTFALDDEAKLHQLTIAVRNTVIMLWGFRPTLILPLPKGAFPKTSLGKIQRSLLRKRLEAGELASHEAHIADVTRRQLGGYTPPAGLTETAIAAIFAELFGLDPSTVSATASFFDLGGTSLDIIKLKQLLQERLGFVNVPVISILQNPTVRGLASQDEKEYDPIVPLQMTGTKTPLFCIHPGVGEVLVYVNLANYFVNERPFYALRARGFKKGEAYFTSMEELVSTYVDAIRKKQPHGPYAIAGYSFSGPVAFEIAKVLESQGERVAFVGSIDMRPHIVQPGSDFFDEVETTVLLAFFLSLINRKQMDELPAQLRAGLPHQDPCAAILQLAPPERVAELDLDLPKLQAWSALAHSLVLVAKKYVPTGNVESMTVFYAEPLWGTKQEWLSDQLKNWDAFTRAPNRYIEVGGEHHTLMDPKHVATFQAVLRAELDRALDGQ; this is encoded by the coding sequence ATGGACGCATCTGCAGTATCGATTTCCCATTCACCAGCGTTTTTCCCGACTTCCCGCTCCGAGCACAAAGAACAACCCCCGCAGCCCGCCAACCTCGCCGAGCTGCTCCTCCGCGTCACACGGAGGTATCCGCGCACCGGAATATGTCTGATATCCACCGAGCGCGACGGGAAAGCCGAGCTTCTGAGCTACCCCGCGCTGCTCGACGAGGCACGGCGCATTCTCGGCGGTTTGCAGGCGTACGATCGCGGGCCTGGGGCCAAGATCGCCCTCTTGTTGGAGCGAGCGAGCGACTTCATTCCCGCGTTTTGGGCGTGCGTCCTGGGAGGATACGTCCCCTGCCCGCTCGTCCCGATCCGAAATGATGCGGAGCGCTGGGCAAAGCACTTGGCGCATATCGATACGCTGCTCGAGAAGCCTCTCTTCATTTCGACGGGCGCGCTGGTCGGCGACCTGCCGGGTGTGCAAGCGGCCGACCTCGACGAGCTGCGCACCGGCACACCACGAGACCACGTGCACGCGGCAAAGCCACACGATCCTGCTCTACTCGTGCTCACGTCCGGCTCCACGGGAAACTCCAAAGCCGTCGTGCTCACCCACGGCAACCTCATCGCGTCGATGGCGGGCAAGAAAGAGCGGCACGAGCTCACGGCGGCCGACGTCACGCTGAATTGGATCTCATTCGATCACGTGGCGGCGCTCCTGGAGATGCACCTGCTCCCCCTCTACGCAGGCGCCGTGCAGCTTCACGTCGACCCCGCCGTGATCCTCGCCGATCCGCTCATGTTTCTGCGCTTCATGGATCGCTACCGGGTGTCGGTGACCTTCACGCCGAACTTCCTTTTCGGACAAATCAACGCCGCCCTTTCCTCCGCCAAGCACGCCGACGACAAAGGGCAAACGCACGTCCTCGACTTGTCGTGCGTGAGGCACATCATTTCCGGTGGCGAGGCCATCGTCGTCGAGACCGGACGCCGCTTTCTCGACTTGCTCGAGCCATTCGGACTCTCTCGCAAGGCGCTCTGGCCGGCGTTTGGCATGACGGAAACGTGCGCGGGCTCGGTCTTCTCGCGCGAATTTCCGGAGCGCGACGAAAATCGTGAATTCGCATGCCTCGGTCTGCCGATCGCCGGTCTGCAAATGCGCGTCATGAATGATGACGGACTCTCCGTTCCCGATGGCGAATCCGGCGAGCTCCAGCTGCGCGGCCCCATGGTGTTCGGTCGTTATCACAACAACGAAGAGGCCACCCATGGCGCCTTCACCCCCGATGGCTGGTTCCGAACCGGGGACTTGGGTCGCATCGAAAACGGACGCCTCCATCTCGTCGGCCGTAGCAAAGACAGCATCATCGTCAGCGGCGTGAATTACTTCAGCCACGAGCTCGAGACGGCTTTGGAGCAGCTCGACGGCATCGAACGCTCCTTCGTGGCGGCATTTCCGACGCGCCCGAAGGGGGCCGACACCGAGCAGCTCGTGGTCGCATTCGCTCCGACATTTGCGTTGGATGACGAAGCGAAGCTGCATCAGCTCACCATTGCGGTCCGCAACACCGTGATCATGCTCTGGGGCTTCCGGCCCACGCTGATCCTCCCGCTGCCCAAGGGTGCGTTCCCCAAAACGAGCCTTGGCAAGATCCAGCGCTCCCTTCTGCGCAAACGCCTCGAGGCGGGCGAGCTTGCCTCCCACGAGGCCCACATCGCCGACGTCACGCGCCGGCAGCTCGGAGGGTACACGCCTCCCGCCGGCCTCACCGAAACCGCGATTGCAGCCATCTTCGCCGAACTCTTCGGACTCGATCCGAGCACGGTGAGCGCGACTGCGAGTTTCTTCGATCTCGGCGGCACGTCCCTCGACATCATCAAGCTCAAACAGTTGCTCCAGGAGCGTTTGGGCTTCGTCAACGTTCCCGTCATCTCCATTTTGCAGAATCCCACCGTGCGCGGACTCGCCAGCCAGGACGAGAAGGAATACGACCCGATCGTCCCGCTGCAAATGACGGGAACCAAGACACCGCTCTTCTGCATCCACCCGGGCGTGGGCGAGGTTCTCGTCTACGTGAACCTGGCCAACTACTTCGTCAACGAGCGCCCCTTCTACGCGTTGCGAGCGCGTGGATTCAAGAAAGGCGAGGCGTACTTCACCTCCATGGAGGAGTTGGTCAGCACCTACGTCGATGCCATTCGGAAAAAGCAGCCCCACGGTCCTTACGCCATCGCGGGGTACTCCTTCAGTGGCCCCGTGGCGTTCGAAATCGCCAAGGTGCTCGAATCGCAAGGAGAGCGCGTCGCGTTCGTCGGTAGCATCGACATGCGGCCGCACATCGTGCAGCCCGGAAGCGACTTCTTCGACGAAGTCGAGACCACCGTCCTCCTCGCGTTCTTCCTGTCCCTGATCAACCGGAAGCAGATGGACGAGCTGCCTGCACAGCTTCGAGCCGGACTGCCGCACCAAGATCCGTGCGCGGCCATTCTGCAGCTCGCACCGCCGGAACGGGTGGCGGAGCTCGATCTCGACCTTCCCAAGCTTCAAGCCTGGTCGGCGCTCGCGCACTCGTTGGTCCTGGTGGCCAAGAAATACGTCCCAACCGGCAACGTGGAGTCGATGACCGTCTTTTATGCGGAGCCACTCTGGGGCACCAAGCAAGAATGGTTGAGCGATCAGCTCAAAAACTGGGACGCCTTCACGCGTGCTCCGAACCGGTACATCGAAGTCGGTGGCGAGCATCACACGCTGATGGATCCCAAGCACGTGGCCACCTTCCAGGCGGTGCTTCGAGC
- a CDS encoding aldo/keto reductase, with product MTRIGNTDLDVFPLALGGNVFGWTADEPTSFAILDAYTAGGGNFIDTADAYSAWVPGNTGGESESIIGRWLSQRGRRHDLVLATKGSSHPQFKGLRNIRAAAEASLRRLGTDCIDLYYVHEDDPRIPLEEFLVALDRLVHEGKIRHIAASIISAERLADALAFSTREGLAKFVVLQPHYNLVERTAYESSLLDVVASHGLSSVPFFGLAKGFLTGKYRPGVAIDSPRAPAAGRYLATERGLRVLAALDEVANAHEAEISTVALAWLAAQPTVVAPIASARNVAQLPALLALADLKLTDAEIAKLTTASA from the coding sequence ATGACTCGTATTGGAAACACCGATTTGGACGTATTTCCGCTCGCCCTTGGAGGCAATGTCTTTGGTTGGACGGCGGACGAGCCAACGTCTTTTGCTATTTTGGATGCCTACACGGCAGGTGGCGGAAACTTCATCGACACGGCCGATGCGTACTCGGCGTGGGTCCCCGGCAACACGGGTGGCGAGTCGGAGAGCATCATCGGCAGGTGGCTTTCGCAACGTGGACGGCGGCATGACCTGGTCCTCGCCACCAAAGGGAGTTCCCACCCCCAGTTCAAGGGGCTGAGAAACATCCGGGCCGCTGCGGAAGCGTCGCTGCGCCGCTTGGGGACCGATTGCATCGACCTCTACTACGTGCACGAAGACGATCCTCGAATCCCGCTCGAAGAGTTCCTCGTGGCGTTGGACCGGTTGGTCCATGAAGGCAAGATTCGTCATATCGCTGCGTCGATCATCTCGGCAGAACGGCTGGCCGACGCGCTCGCTTTCTCGACGCGCGAAGGGCTCGCGAAGTTCGTAGTTCTACAGCCGCATTACAATCTCGTGGAGCGCACCGCATACGAGAGTTCGCTGCTCGACGTAGTCGCATCGCACGGTCTGTCCTCGGTGCCGTTCTTCGGCTTGGCGAAGGGATTCCTGACGGGCAAATACCGGCCCGGCGTGGCGATCGACAGCCCGCGCGCGCCCGCAGCCGGTCGATACCTCGCGACCGAGCGGGGACTCCGCGTGCTGGCCGCGCTCGACGAGGTGGCGAACGCGCACGAAGCAGAGATTTCGACGGTCGCGCTCGCGTGGCTGGCCGCACAGCCGACCGTGGTCGCACCCATCGCAAGCGCACGCAACGTTGCGCAGCTACCCGCCTTGCTCGCCCTTGCAGATTTGAAATTAACCGACGCCGAAATCGCAAAGCTCACGACGGCTTCGGCCTGA
- a CDS encoding DUF4156 domain-containing protein — protein sequence MISRLNTYRACIFLAASSLAACASTALSPQGARVTVARSAPPPNCTEVAQLVGHGGGSLIGSNISNDVLIEYAQNDLRNKAAARGANYVQQDPPTLGQHEGTTTTATISATAYRCPTAEPTQTEAAKP from the coding sequence ATGATTTCTCGCTTGAATACGTATCGAGCTTGTATTTTTCTTGCGGCATCCTCGCTTGCGGCTTGCGCCTCGACCGCGCTGAGCCCCCAAGGGGCGCGCGTCACCGTCGCTCGAAGTGCTCCGCCCCCGAACTGCACCGAGGTTGCACAGCTGGTCGGGCACGGAGGCGGAAGCTTGATCGGTTCGAACATTTCGAATGACGTTCTGATCGAATATGCTCAAAACGATCTGCGAAACAAAGCCGCAGCGCGCGGGGCCAACTACGTCCAGCAGGACCCGCCGACTCTCGGTCAACACGAAGGAACGACCACGACGGCCACCATCTCGGCGACGGCGTACCGTTGCCCCACCGCCGAACCGACGCAGACCGAGGCGGCCAAGCCTTAG